Proteins from a genomic interval of Yarrowia lipolytica chromosome 1E, complete sequence:
- a CDS encoding uncharacterized protein (Compare to YALI0E22825g, some similarities with uniprot|Q09825 Schizosaccharomyces pombe Spindle pole body associated protein sad1): protein MFSNTPLRSKSRDRHAGGLKSRKSVQWQTETEKHDPQTSTLEGNRSPRQPHNSSELSLDGSKRHQDFYDYSEEQALFDLLQSDPEKVTQMLTEMDISEEEEHGLQQEDKASLVNTIQELALKGAEYTGDALRKGVTPAVKALLAAAFFYYVATHVSLPGIGNNNKIPAFEPPVEPPQDISELSSRLQRLESELSRVGSDSDSSSEWISINKVVIKELPSKVESVEKALGGIDVEARKLGKSMEKITKDTRLLLDDNSAFSDTQKKCVSELESLKQQLVRQREAINAIKSNEMDTTPALAILGGTVERIDGDLTRLAADLEKQRKLDSKHITQLVTEAIEKAVPENRPDLFIDTKHQFEDYIASIVPEIKAEVLEIVSSSKHATNDTVDFSALISKAVAQKVAELDLESLFVNPDELKTVLNEEIGQVKSHVDAKVGKVETEVAQVKSEVGQVKSEVDHIQSNIRHIESEVAQVEANKTSTSRTPREEGVAEKIINFASLINGARIDTERTTALYDPWSGSNPVYWAFRRSLSTMGIGKPLVRRPWVALIGDMSGGSCWPFNGRRGQLAVKLAAKMVPTSFSLRHAVAADDMFLGSAPRFFNIWIKVDDSKLRDQINTASEAYRPYNIPWDYILVGQYEFDPAENANSWYPVPQNIRNLEIQTEETIFEFVENWGHDRFTCVYQVGVHGVQAISEEEEVEAEVIEETEDITAEEDQEDQSVVKDV, encoded by the coding sequence ATGTTCTCAAATACGCCGTTACGATCCAAGAGTAGAGACAGACACGCTGGTGGCCTCAAGTCGCGTAAGAGCGTGCAATGGCAAACAGAGACCGAAAAACACGACCCTCAAACGTCGACTCTGGAAGGAAATAGAAGCCCCAGGCAACCACACAACTCGTCCGAACTGTCGTTAGACGGATCCAAGCGACATCAGGATTTTTATGACTACAGTGAGGAGCAGGCCTTGTTCGATTTGCTGCAATCAGATCCCGAAAAGGTGACCCAGATGCTCACGGAGATGGACATCtctgaagaggaggaacaTGGGCTACAGCAGGAAGACAAAGCATCTCTCGTGAACACAATTCAAGAACTGGCCTTAAAAGGGGCCGAGTACACGGGGGACGCGTTGCGCAAGGGCGTCACTCCTGCCGTCAAGGCTCTCCTGGCTGCGGCATTCTTCTACTACGTCGCTACGCATGTTTCGTTACCTGGTAtcggcaacaacaacaagatCCCAGCATTCGAGCCTCCGGTCGAACCACCACAAGACATCTCCGAGCTGTCTAGCCGACTACAGAGACTCGAATCTGAGCTGTCTCGCGTTGGTTCGGATTCAGATAGCTCTTCTGAATGGATCTCAATCAACAAGGTGGTCATTAAGGAGCTTCCCTCAAAGGTGGAGTCCGTGGAGAAGGCGCTTGGAGGAATTGATGTGGAGGCACGAAAGCTGGGAAAGTCCATGGAGAAAATCACAAAAGATACCcggcttcttctggacgACAACAGCGCCTTCTCCGATACTCAGAAGAAGTGTGTTTCGGAGCTGGAATCgctcaagcagcagctcgtcaGACAACGAGAGGCAATCAATGCCATCAAGTCGAATGAAATGGATACCACGCCTGCTCTGGCTATTCTGGGAGGCACTGTTGAACGAATTGATGGAGACTTGACAAGATTGGCTGCTGATCTGGAGAAACAAAGGAAGCTGGACTCCAAACATATCACTCAGCTAGTCACTGAGGCCATTGAGAAGGCTGTGCCAGAGAACCGGCCTGATTTATTCATCGATACCAAACACCAATTTGAAGATTACATTGCCTCTATTGTTCCAGAAATCAAGGCCGAAGTTCTGGAGATTGTTTCTTCCTCTAAACATGCCACTAACGACACGGTTGACTTCTCTGCTCTCATTTCCAAAGCTGTGGCTCAAAAGGTGGCTGAATTGGACTTGGAGTCTCTGTTTGTTAACCCCGACGAGCTCAAAACAGTTCTAAATGAAGAGATTGGACAGGTGAAGAGCCATGTGGATGCCAAGGTTGGAAAGGTGGAAACAGAAGTCGCACAAGTCAAGTCAGAGGTTGGCCAAGTCAAATCGGAGGTGGACCACATTCAGTCAAACATCCGCCATATCGAGAGTGAGGTGGCTCAGGTTGAGGCCAACAAAACTTCCACATCTCGAACACCTAGAGAAGAGGGGGTTGCAGAGAAAATCATTAACTTTGCCTCGCTGATCAACGGGGCTCGAATAGATACAGAACGCACCACTGCTCTCTATGATCCCTGGAGTGGAAGTAACCCCGTGTACTGGGCATTCCGAAGATCTCTCTCTACTATGGGCATTGGAAAGCCTCTCGTCCGAAGACCCTGGGTGGCTCTCATTGGGGACATGTCTGGAGGAAGCTGCTGGCCTTTCAATGGACGAAGGGGCCAACTGGCAGTCAAGCTGGCCGCCAAAATGGTGCCCACTTCGTTCTCTCTACGACACGCAGTGGCAGCCGACGACATGTTCCTGGGTTCAGCACCGCGGTTCTTCAATATCTGGATCAAGGTAGACGACTCCAAGCTCAGAGACCAGATCAACACTGCGTCTGAAGCGTACCGCCCTTACAACATTCCTTGGGACTACATTCTGGTCGGCCAGTACGAATTCGACCCTGCCGAGAATGCCAATTCATGGTACCCAGTGCCCCAGAACATCCGCAACCTCGAAATCCAGACTGAGGAGACCATTTTCGAGTTTGTTGAAAACTGGGGCCATGACAGGTTTACTTGTGTGTATCAAGTGGGTGTCCATGGTGTTCAGGCCATTtcagaagaggaggaagttGAAGCAGAGGTGATTGAAGAGACTGAAGATATCACAGCCGAAGAAGATCAGGAAGATCAGTCTGTTGTGAAAGACGTCTAG
- a CDS encoding uncharacterized protein (Compare to YALI0E22803g, similar to uniprot|Q03730 Saccharomyces cerevisiae YML018c Putative protein of unknown function), with translation MLHETHPSPDYTSMGSQSRRQSHNGGSVLELRPTLSGSSGIIDEFDASAKKHNKKSRALRRRRWRVGLILLGLVVLLWVASGFLVNSIFSTGEYPKPYFLTYMNTAVFSVYLIPTMFRKVRGNKTATPEYSVIDENSDESPKLTPFKSVEQLTGQDEDELLSTKQTAILSLQFCILWFFSNFLTNASLKYTSVSSQTILSCTSSFFTLVIGSAFGVEAFTATKLLALVFSMCGVFLVSKADSVATQTRMGVQTSDIVFGDLLALAGAVVYGFYMTLLKVKVGDESRINTKMFLGFVGLFNILLLWPTIPLLDYLGVEKFGLPQTEKVWLIVLANAAATLVSDFFWVLAMLMTSPLVVTVGLGATVPLAMAGDLFIKRSLPSLTYVFGAIILCLSFVVINRQDEDELMDDDEE, from the coding sequence atgCTACACGAGACTCATCCTTCGCCCGACTATACCAGTATGGGCTCTCAAAGTCGACGCCAGTCTCACAACGGAGGATCGGTTCTGGAGTTGCGACCCACGCTTTCCGGCTCCAGTGGAATCATTGATGAATTCGACGCGTCCGCCAAAAAACATAACAAGAAGAGCCGCGCGCTAAGACGCCGTCGGTGGCGAGTGGGTCTGATTCTGCTGGGATTGGTGGTGCTTTTGTGGGTGGCTTCTGGCTTTCTGGTCAACTCGATCTTCTCCACAGGAGAGTACCCCAAGCCCTACTTCCTCACATATATGAACACTGCGGTTTTCAGCGTTTATTTGATTCCCACCATGTTCCGCAAGGTGCGCGGCAACAAAACAGCGACCCCCGAGTACTCGGTCATTGATGAAAACTCGGACGAGTCGCCCAAACTCACTCCGTTCAAGTCCGTGGAACAACTCACAGGAcaggacgaggacgagctACTGAGCACCAAACAGACGGCCATTCTCTCGCTCCAGTTTTGCATACtctggttcttctccaacttccTCACAAACGCCTCTCTCAAATACACTAGCGTCAGCTCGCAGACAATTCTGTCATGCACGTCAAGCTTTTTCACCCTGGTGATTGGATCTGCATTCGGCGTCGAGGCCTTCACAGCCACCAAgcttctggccctggtgtTCAGCATGTGCGGCGTGTTTCTCGTCTCCAAGGCCGATTCCGTCGCTACTCAGACCAGAATGGGTGTCCAGACCAGCGACATTGTTTTTGGGGATCTTCTGGCGCTGGCTGGAGCGGTGGTTTACGGGTTCTACATGACACTGCTCAAGGTTAAGGTCGGGGACGAGTCTCGAATCAACACAAAGATGTTTTTGGGCTTTGTGGGTCTGTTCAACATTCTCCTGTTGTGGCCCACCATCCCTCTTTTGGACTACCTTGGAGTGGAGAAGTTTGGTCTGCCCCAAACGGAGAAAGTGTGGCTCATAGTGCTGGCCAACGCCGCTGCTACTCTGGTGTCCGACTTTTTCTGGGTGCTGGCCATGCTCATGACCTCGCCGCTGGTGGTCACCGTCGGCCTAGGGGCCACCGTGCCTCTGGCCATGGCAGGCGACCTGTTTATCAAACGGTCGCTGCCCTCACTAACATACGTTTTTGGCGCTATTATTCTGTGTCTGTCCTTTGTCGTCATCAATAGACAAGACGAGGACGAGTTGATggacgacgatgaagaGTAG
- a CDS encoding uncharacterized protein (Compare to YALI0E22781g, similar to Saccharomyces cerevisiae OSH3 (YHR073W); ancestral locus Anc_5.355, weakly similar to uniprot|P38713 Saccharomyces cerevisiae YHR073w OSH3 OxySterol binding protein Homolog), whose product METIEVASRSFVIKWVTAPEGSAITFKVHPLKKSINVGIFEKERSNNLQVEIEAEGHNAGRRASISAPHSGTIEKRLESSGLSPVLPLKKCNANEQSEGVYKVPKGKGGIYALVFDNTFSKTTPKTVHFTVQAMEEGHAANNAPHTLVSETAVSGILLKKRRKKLQGYTRRYFVLDLKLAILNYYTDPKSNSLRGSLPLTLCAISASKAQRLIFVDSGMEVWNLKALNDADWQIWVDTFERIRKGKSGGAADEPVPAVAAVTAPDQEKFAQLVAKLRETKDISDVAAQEPGASNVTKDLNARLAALYLEFTDVVSHVAHESAMYSQPMAKRASFNGSIMSEHDTFYDAEENPDKDGVVFLDDDAVDDDDDGAEHDSTDEEDEGHHVAPVVHDADDADDLYPLHEVQPVKHRVTLPDAASTPPSMLGILKKSVGKDMGSMAVPITTNEPISALQRFAEMFEYPQLLDEAENVPANDGERIIYVATWAVSYLASMRAKERALRKPFNPLLGETYELVRPDLGYRLISEKVCHHPPVMALHVDSEHGWSVAHSSEPVQKFWGKSMEINYLGPIVVKFRQSGEVFHWSNPTTYLRNIMAGEKYTEPVGDFTIFSSTGEKAIVEFKAGGMFSGRSEELNIKAVSANGSNLPCFASGKWTEQITLNNAKGQKKTIWKVGNLVNNHTKKWGFTEFTAGLNEVTPIEKGHASPYDSRFRPDQKEYEAGQTDKAEAGKQELEEKQRERRKVLQDSGKTYKPTFFEKSSGLDGVNEQGDLYLLTKGPNNYWNRRKQGNWEGLTPLW is encoded by the coding sequence ATGGAAACCATCGAAGTGGCCTCGCGGTCGTTTGTCATCAAGTGGGTCACTGCCCCCGAGGGCTCCGCCATCACCTTCAAAGTTCACCCCCTGAAAAAGTCCATCAACGTGGGCATCTTCGAGAAGGAGCGGAGCAACAACTTGCAGGTCGAAATCGAGGCTGAAGGACACAATGCCGGCCGACGAGCCTCCATCTCGGCTCCCCACTCGGGAACCATCGAAAAACGACTTGAATCAAGCGGATTGTCCCCTGTTCTGCCGCTCAAAAAGTGCAACGCCAACGAACAGTCCGAGGGAGTCTACAAGGTCCCCAAGGGAAAGGGAGGCATCTACGCCCTTGTGTTCGACAACACCTTCTCCAAAACCACACCCAAAACCGTCCATTTCACTGTCCAGGCCATGGAAGAGGGACATGCGGCTAACAATGCTCCCCATACCCTTGTCTCCGAGACCGCCGTATCCGGTATCCTGCTCAAAAAGCGACGAAAGAAGCTCCAGGGATACACCCGACGGTACTTTGTTCTGGATCTCAAGCTGGCCATTCTCAATTACTACACAGACCCCAAGTCCAACTCGTTGCGAGGCTCTCTGCCCCTGACCTTGTGTGCCATCTCTGCCTCCAAGGCCCAGAGACTCATCTTTGTGGACTCGGGTATGGAGGTGTGGAACCTCAAGGCCCTCAACGACGCCGACTGGCAGATCTGGGTCGACACCTTTGAGCGGATCAGAAAGGGCAAGAGCGGAGGTGCTGCTGACGAACCTGTTCCCGCAGTCGCTGCTGTGACCGCACCTGACCAGGAGAAGTTTGCTCAGCTTGTGGCCAAGCTACGAGAGACCAAGGATATTTCCGATGTGGCTGCTCAGGAGCCCGGCGCTTCCAACGTGACCAAGGACCTCAATGCGCGCCTAGCAGCGCTGTATCTCGAGTTCACCGACGTGGTGTCCCATGTTGCTCATGAGAGCGCCATGTACTCACAGCCCATGGCCAAGCGAGCGTCCTTTAACGGCTCCATCATGTCCGAGCATGACACTTTCTACGACGCTGAGGAGAACCCCGACAAGGACGGAGTTGTGTTcctggacgacgacgctgttgacgacgatgacgacggaGCTGAGCACGACTCCacagacgaggaggacgagggACACCATGTTGCTCCTGTTGTCCATGATGCTGATGACGCTGATGATCTGTACCCACTGCATGAGGTTCAGCCGGTCAAGCACCGAGTCACTCTTCCTGATGCTGCTTCCACCCCCCCTTCCATGTTGGGTATCCTCAAGAAGAGTGTCGGCAAGGATATGGGCTCCATGGCCGTccccatcaccaccaacgagCCTATTTCTGCTCTACAGAGATTCGCCGAGATGTTCGAGTACccccagctgctggacgaggCTGAAAACGTGCCTGCCAATGACGGAGAGCGAATCATCTACGTGGCCACCTGGGCTGTCTCCTACCTCGCCTCCATGCGAGCTAAGGAGCGCGCTCTCCGAAAGCCTTTCAACCCTCTTCTTGGAGAGACCTATGAGCTGGTTCGACCCGATCTCGGTTACAGACTCATCTCTGAAAAAGTGTGTCATCACCCTCCCGTTATGGCTCTGCATGTAGACTCCGAGCATGGCTGGTCTGTGGCCCACTCGTCTGAGCCCGTGCAGAAGTTCTGGGGTAAGTCGATGGAAATTAACTACCTGGGCCCTATCGTCGTTAAGTTCCGACAGTCCGGCGAGGTTTTCCACTGGAGCAACCCCACCACGTACCTGCGAAACATCATGGCTGGTGAGAAGTACACCGAGCCTGTTGGCGACTTCACCATCTTCTCTTCCACCGGAGAgaaggccattgtcgagTTCAAGGCCGGAGGAATGTTCTCCGGTCGAAGCGAAGAGCTCAACATCAAGGCTGTTTCAGCTAATGGTTCTAACCTGCCCTGCTTCGCCTCCGGTAAGTGGACCGAGCAGATCACCCTCAACAACGCCAAGggtcagaagaagaccatctGGAAGGTCGGCAACCTCGtcaacaaccacaccaaGAAGTGGGGTTTCACCGAGTTCACCGCCGGTCTCAACGAGGTCACCCCCATCGAAAAAGGACACGCTTCCCCTTACGACTCGCGGTTCCGACCCGACCAGAAGGAGTACGAGGCTGGCCAGACCgacaaggccgaggccgGCAaacaggagctggaggagaagcagcggGAGCGACGAAAGGTGCTACAGGACTCGGGTAAGACGTACAAGCCCACCTTTTTCGAAAAGTCGTCTGGTTTGGACGGAGTCAACGAGCAGGGCGATCTGTACCTGCTTACCAAGGGTCCCAACAACTACTGGAACCGACGAAAGCAGGGCAACTGGGAGGGTCTTACTCCTTTGTGGTAG
- a CDS encoding uncharacterized protein (Compare to YALI0E22847g, some similarities with uniprot|P40494 Saccharomyces cerevisiae YIL095w PRK1 serine/threonine protein kinase involved in regulation of actin cytoskeleton organization P108.1.f4.1), producing MTHKEAPPGAYPPGTQLTVGSHAVTIKKYISEGGFAHVYTCDISPDFRGSSVACLKRVAVPDKPSLNLLRCEVDAMKRLAGNEYIVQYIDSHAARNSNGPGYEVFLLMEYCSRNGLIDFMNERLRERLSEAEVLTIGSNIAEAVFCMHYLDQPLLHRDLKIENVLISGDGKFKLCDFGSVSPVLRPPRNQIEFRILDDDIQRHTTVQYRAPEMIDIMRGFPIDEKSDIWALGVFFYKLCYYITPFEQQGQLAVLNAQFSFPQQPHYSDGLKHLISVLLREDPRNRPNVYQTIQELCRLRNVPVPEHITQTYYKRKEERRLALEQCQPMGQPAGSVQQPSSSAIPSPPVQPSPPLLAQQASAVVGAGAGAVPVQASSQLEVPAGHSRNASQSSLEAFDPDEAAARYPTVEEITRSLESNNLWDMPPSRGVSEHASARATRDNSYDISRNSVPPATSAPAPVPSMPVPPVQDTPQLSPQTAPASLSNNININSNSNSNNNDVSAPVNIPSFKAKSASPPVQSYKSNNPYLEDAAAKYSAAASAESSTHLAGVTVSSESSDDGGYYQPKVDRSYRDEFSAPVSSAATPMAVPVATASAAAAKPPKPLPQIPVQASPTNTMPPPRKPARPNSLYMRQNSSRASIVSDHGGEDVPQFQYTDYSGTAPTVATGKPLNDHDELQAILTGLSEHETTVVLDDRTHHHIDSSVDFLQDQQHREGSSSWKLFRSLSSGSKQDLSSPQGSHDHRRRRSINKMLHRHHRHKRESQEYGGNTDTDEDSADEHMPTMEKAFNLNVPKRNNRWSKSFESLSKQEGVSDDEDHLPERRSRRSMDERHSRHDTSATSRSRDGGRKSLDAQRFEMRQEELRAHAKANVANAAGGSSSSASAAQAAAQAAASKAATSPPVTRKSLDLSRVESRVDEDSGSSRSREREHHKHKRFSRSGSIQGRIHALINRRPSPPRKTASGYGKYTESESDGGGEDGGLAPTKSVPARVNTAPARSAPPIRVSTDERAPPPRPSPKPVHLQSPKLSTAPDKPDLPPRKPVRVMTEDDDWKANFNEKYPSLG from the exons ATGACGCACAAAGAGGCTCCGCCGGGAGCATATCCTCCGGGCACCCAGCTCACGGTGGGATCGCATGCCGTGACCATCAAAAAATACATCTCCGAGGGCGGCTTTGCGCATGTGTATACGTGCGACATTTCGCCCGACTTTCGCGGCTCCAGCGTGGCCTGTCTGAAGCGGGTTGCCGTCCCCGACAAGCCCAGTTTGAATCTGCTTCGATGCGAGGTGGACGCCATG aaaCGACTGGCAGGAAACGAATACATTGTGCAGTACATCGACTCGCACGCAGCCCGCAACTCCAACGGCCCCGGCTACGAGGTCTTCCTGCTCATGGAGTACTGCTCACGAAACGGCCTGATTGACTTTATGAACGAGCGGCTACGAGAGCGGCTGTCTGAGGCCGAAGTGCTCACCATCGGCAGCAACATTGCCGAGGCCGTCTTCTGCATGCACTATCTGGACCAACCGCTACTGCATCGAGATCTCAAGATTGAAAATGTTCTTATCAGCGGCGACGGCAAGTTCAAGCTGTGTGACTTTGGATCCGTTTCCCCAGTGCTGCGGCCACCACGAAACCAGATTGAGTTCCGCATTCTGGACGACGATATCCAGCGACACACAACCGTTCAGTACCGAGCGCCCGAGATGATTGACATTATGCGGGGCTTCCCCATTGACGAAAAGTCCGACATTTGGGCTCTGGGAGTCTTCTTTTACAAGCTGTGCTACTACATCACACCCTTTGAACAGCAGGGTCAGCTGGCGGTGCTCAACGCGCAGTTTTCGTTCCCGCAACAGCCACACTACTCGGATGGCCTGAAACACCTCATCAGCGTGCTTCTACGAGAAGACCCCCGAAACCGGCCAAACGTTTACCAGACCATCCAGGAGCTGTGTCGACTGCGCAACGTGCCTGTGCCCGAACACATCACACAGACGTACTACAAACGCAAGGAGGAGCGAAGGCTGGCGTTAGAACAGTGTCAGCCTATGGGACAGCCTGCAGGATCTGTGCAGCAGCCCTCTTCTTCGGCTattccttctcctccagtccagccttctcctccccTGCTGGCCCAACAAGCCTCGGCTGTGgttggagctggagctggagctgttccaGTGCAGGCATCTTCACAGCTGGAGGTCCCCGCGGGACATTCTCGGAATGCAAGCCAAAGCAGTCTGGAGGCGTTTGATCCCGATGAGGCCGCAGCCCGGTACCCCACAGTGGAGGAAATCACGCGGTCGTTGGAAAGCAACAATCTGTGGGATATGCCACCGTCGCGAGGCGTGTCTGAGCATGCTTCTGCACGAGCCACCCGGGACAATTCGTACGACATTTCTCGAAACTCAGTGCCTCCTGCTACTTCAGCCCCTGCACCCGTGCCGTCCATGCCTGTTCCTCCGGTACAAGACACACCCCAACTGTCTCCCCAGACGGCACCCGCTTCTCTTtccaacaacatcaacatcaacagcaacagcaacagcaacaacaacgacgTCTCTGCGCCTGTGAACATTCCATCGTTCAAAGCCAAGAGTGCATCTCCCCCTGTCCAGTCATACAAATCCAACAATCCATACCTTGAGGATGCGGCAGCCAAGTACTCCGCTGCCGCCTCTGCCGAATCGTCTACCCACCTGGCAGGAGTTACTGTGTCTTCCGAATCGTCCGATGACGGAGGATACTACCAGCCGAAGGTTGATCGAAGTTATCGGGATGAGTTTTCTGCCCCAGTGTCATCTGCAGCGACACCTATGGCTGTTCCGGTGGCtactgcttctgctgctgctgctaaACCTCCCAAGCCTCTGCCCCAAATTCCGGTTCAAGCTTCgcccaccaacaccatgcctcctcctcgaaaaCCTGCCCGGCCAAACTCCCTGTACATGCGACAAAACTCGTCACGTGCGTCCATCGTGTCCGATCATGGAGGTGAGGACGTGCCCCAGTTCCAGTACACGGACTACTCAGGTACTGCCCCCACTGTAGCTACCGGGAAGCCGCTCAACGACCACGACGAGCTGCAGGCCATTCTCACCGGTCTTTCGGAGCACGAAACCACCGTAGTGTTGGACGACCgcacacaccaccacattGACTCGTCTGTGGACTTTCTGCAGGACCAGCAGCATCGCGagggcagcagcagctggaagCTGTTCCGCAGCCTCAGCAGCGGCTCCAAACAGGACCTGTCGTCACCCCAGGGTTCCCACGACCATAGACGACGGCGcagcatcaacaagatgCTCCACCGACACCACCGACACAAGCGAGAGAGCCAGGAGTACGGCGGCAACACGGACACCGACGAAGACAGTGCCGACGAACATATGCCCACCATGGAAAAGGCCTTCAATCTGAATGTACCCAAGCGCAACAATCGGTGGAGCAAGTCGTTTGAGTCGCTGAGCAAGCAGGAGGGCGtgtctgacgacgaggatcACCTGCCCGAGCGACGGTCACGCCGGTCCATGGACGAGCGCCATTCACGACACGACACTTCTGCTACTTCAAGGAGCAGAGACGGAGGTCGAAAGTCACTAGACGCGCAGCGGTTCGAGATGCGCCAAGAGGAGCTGCGAGCCCATGCCAAGGCCAATGTTGCTAATGCGGCTGGTGgctcgtcttcttctgcttcgGCCGCTCAGGCTGCTGCCCAAGCTGCCGCTTCCAAAGCTGCCACCTCCCCCCCAGTGACCCGAAAAAGTCTGGATCTCAGCCGAGTGGAGTCGCGGGTGGACGAAGACAGCGGCAGTAgtcgatcacgtgagcgGGAGcatcacaaacacaagcgGTTCTCGCGAAGCGGCTCGATCCAGGGTCGGATTCATGCTCTTATCAACCGACGACCCTCGCCTCCCCGAAAAACCGCCTCTGGGTACGGCAAGTACACCGAGAGTGAGTCTGACGGTGGCGGCGAAGATGGGGGACTAGCCCCAACAAAATCGGTGCCTGCGCGTGTTAACACGGCTCCTGCTCGAAGTGCACCTCCCATTCGAGTGTCGACTGACGAGCGAGCTCCTCCGCCGCGACCTTCGCCCAAGCCAGTGCATCTGCAGTCGCCCAAGTTGTCGACTGCTCCTGATAAGCCTGATCTGCCCCCTCGAAAGCCCGTCCGAGTCATGACCGAGGACGATGACTGGAAGGCCAATTTTAATGAGAAGTATCCTTCGTTAGGATGA
- a CDS encoding uncharacterized protein (Compare to YALI0E22759g, similar to uniprot|P41767 Kluyveromyces lactis MRF- 1 Peptide chain release factor 1 mitochondrial precursor, similar to Saccharomyces cerevisiae MRF1 (YGL143C); ancestral locus Anc_2.331): MQLRWALKAPWMAQRSVRLFHTTSITSVRKLHPILLGKAESMNKEYEALQASPNEDQFKDKKLIAKINLLGQVTHELDSYRNSIVQYDELMSMCDDPELKKDAEDEIPTVEAEAEKAIKKLETLLLPTHPYGDIGCIIEMRPGIGGEEACLFTDNLLNMYTGYADEMGWPYQITNVTRNDKGGITEVILSVDGEGSYNMLQHEGGVHRVQRVPVTESSGRVHTSAAAVIVLPQISESSVAADDIQFAPGEVRIDVMRAQGAGGQHVNKTESAVRLVHIPTKTMVVMQNSRSQRQNKEMAFMILRGRLAEQKRREQAAKSKNARTSQVSATDRSDKIRTYNFHQNRVTDHRCGYSGNLDVVMSGKKLDAVLEALEDHFREESIKDLEVQE, from the exons ATGCAACTGCGATGGGCGTTGAAAGCACCATGGATGGCGCAGCGGTCTGTCCGGCTGTTCCACACCACCAGCATCA CATCGGTCCGAAAACTGCATCCGATCCTGCTTGGCAAGGCAGAGAGTATGAACAAGGAGTACGAGGCTCTTCAGGCGAGCCCTAACGAGGACCagttcaaggacaagaagctcattgCGAAAATCAACTTGCTTGGTCAGGTGACGCACGAGCTGGACTCGTACAGAAACTCGATTGTGCAGTACGACGAGCTCATGAGCATGTGCGATGATCCCGAGCTGAAAAAGGATGCTGAAGATGAGATCCCCACCGTcgaggctgaggctgagaaggctatcaagaagctcgagacTTTGCTTCTGCCCACACATCCTTACGGCGACATCGGCTGTATCATCGAGATGCGCCCTGGtattggaggagaagaggcCTGTTTGTTTACCGACAACCTGCTGAACATGTACACTGGCTATGCCGACGAGATGGGCTGGCCGTACCAGATCACTAACGTGACTCGTAACGACAAGGGTGGCATTACTGAAGTCATCCTTTCAGTAGACGGAGAGGGAAGTTACAACATGCTTCAGCATGAGGGAGGAGTTCATCGAGTCCAGCGGGTTCCTGTCACCGAGTCTTCTGGACGAGTCCACACATCTGCTGCCGCTGTTATCGTTTTGCCCCAGATATCAGAGAGTTCCGTTGCTGCTGATGACATTCAGTTTGCTCCTGGCGAGGTGCGAATCGATGTCATGCGAGCTCAGGGAGCCGGAGGACAGCATGTTAACAAGACCGAGTCGGCCGTTCGACTGGTTCATATCCCCACCAAGACAATGGTTGTGATGCAGAACTCGCGGTCACAACGCCAGAACAAGGAGATGGCCTTTATGATTCTCCGAGGCCGTCTGGCTGAACAGAAGCGACGCGAACAGGCTGCAAAGAGCAAGAACGCAAGAACCAGCCAGGTGTCTGCCACCGACCGATCTGACAAGATCCGAACATACAACTTCCATCAGAACCGAGTCACGGACCATCGATGTGGGTACAGCGGTAACTTGGACGTGGTCATGTCGggcaagaagctggatGCAGTgttggaggctctggaggaccATTTTAGAGAGGAGTCCATCAAGGATCTCGAGGTCCAGGAATAA